The Streptococcus oralis Uo5 genome includes a window with the following:
- a CDS encoding DUF1033 family protein — protein MYRVIEMYGDFEPWWFIEGWEEDVIMSQSFDKYYDALKYYKSCWFELEKKNPLYKSRSDLMTIFWDPADKRWCDECDEYLQQYHSLALLQDEQVIPDEKLRPGYEKQTGQEKHRSCRMKWR, from the coding sequence ATGTATCGTGTTATAGAAATGTATGGGGATTTTGAACCGTGGTGGTTCATAGAAGGTTGGGAAGAAGATGTCATCATGAGTCAATCTTTTGACAAGTATTATGATGCTCTAAAATATTATAAATCATGCTGGTTTGAGCTGGAAAAGAAGAATCCTCTTTATAAGAGTCGGAGTGATTTGATGACTATCTTTTGGGATCCTGCTGATAAACGCTGGTGTGATGAGTGTGATGAGTATTTGCAGCAGTACCATTCTTTGGCACTTTTACAGGATGAGCAAGTCATCCCCGATGAAAAGCTACGTCCAGGCTATGAAAAACAAACAGGTCAAGAAAAACACCGTTCTTGCCGTATGAAATGGAGATAA